CGACCACCAGATCCGCATCACCGACCGCGACACGGTCATGCTGGCGTCCTCCCTCATCCCGGGCAACGAGAACGCCGTCAACCGCGTCATCAACGGTCTGACCCGCTGGGGCGCCCGCGTCGTCCACAAGGGCAACGCCCTGGTGCACGTGTCCGGGCACGCGTCCGCGGGCGAGCTGCTGTACGTGCTCAACCTGACCAAGCCGAGCAACTTCATGCCCATCCACGGCGAGTGGCGGCACCTGAAGGCCCACGCCCGGCTGGCCGAGCTCACCGGCGTCCCCAAGGAGAACATCGTCATCGCCGAGGACGGCGTGGCCGTCGACCTCGTCGACGGGCGGGCGTCCATCGTCGGGGCGGTCCCCGCCGGCTACGTCTACGTGGACGGGCTGTCGGTGGGCGAGATCACGGAGACCTCCCTGAAGGACCGGCGGATCCTCGGCGAGGAGGGCTTCGTCTCCATCGTCATCGGGGTCGACTCCTCCACCGGCAAACTGGTCGCCGGACCCGAGATCCACGCCCGCGGCGCCGGGATCTCCGACGCCGACTTCGACGCGGTCATCGACCGGATCGAGGAGGTCCTCCGCGAGGCCGCCGCCGACGGCGTCGGCGAGCTGCACCAGCTCAACCAACTGATCCGCCGCACCGTGGGTCGCTGGGTGAACGACAACTACCGTCGCCGCCCGATGATCGTCCCGGTGATCGTCGAGGTCTAGGAGCGTGTCCCTTGTGGGGGAGACCCCACAAGGGACACCCTCACGAACGAGGGCGACATCTCGAACGGTGACCACCGACGCTCGAAGGCCCGCCATGGCCCCCTTCGGAGCGGGCAACCACCGATGTCCGAACCGCAACCCGGCGGGGGTTTTGCCCGGTCCTTCAGGCGGGCGGCCCGGAGCGCCAGCGGAGGGCCGCCCGTCTGAAGACCTCGAGACCGGGCGCGGGGGGCGTGGGGGGTCGCCCCCCACAAAGAAGCAAGAGACACGCGCGGGCCGGGGAATTCCAGGGGATCGGCGGGGGCGCTCGTTACTCTCGTCACCATGGCCACACGTGCGTCTGGAGGAGCCGGCGGCTCCTCGCGTACACGCGGGGGTGCGGCGCGCAAACCCGCGGGCACGTCGGGCGCCGCGGGCAAGGGCGGCGGCAAGGCGGGCAAGGGCGGCCCCGCCCCCCGCAAACGGCCCTCGGGCGGCGGGCGTTCCTCCTCCGGCAAGGGCTCGGGCCGTCGTCCCGCCAAGGGCGCGGCGACGCGCAGGCCCGACCCGGTCGGGCGGCTGATCCTCGGCGTCTTCCGCGTGCTGTTCCGGCTCTACCTGCTGGTGGCCGCCGCGGTGGGCTCGGTCTTCCGGGCCTACGGTCGCGGGGCCCGTGACCTCGACGCCGAGCACCGGCGCGACGGTCTCGGGCTGGCGCTGCTCGGCGGTTCCATCGTGCTGGTCTCGATCACCTGGTTCCGGCCCGAGGGCGTCGTCACCCGTGCGCTGGAGCAGGTGGTGCGCGGCGGGCTGGGCAAGCTGGCGATGCTGTTGCCCCTGCTGGTCGCGGCGCTCGCCTGGCGCACCTTGCGGCATCCCGAGCGCAACGGCGACACCGGCCGGGTGATCATCGGTGCGAGCGCCCTGGTCCTCGGCGTGCAGGGCATCGTCCACATCGGCGCGGGCACCCCGTACCCCGGCAAGGGCATGGGCCCGGTGCGCGCGGCGGGCGGCGTCCTCGGCTGGCTGGTCTCCGCCCCCCTGGAGGGCGCGCTGAGCGCCTGGGTCGCGGTGCCTCTGCTGCTCCTGGTGAGCGGGTTCGGCGTGCTGGTGGTCACGGCGACCCCGGTGCACCGCGTTCCCGAGCGGCTCGGCGACCTGTGGGACGTCCTGACGCTGCGGGACCGCGGCTCCGTTCGCGAACTGCTGGAGGACGCCGAGCCCGAGGACGCCCCGGCGCCCAAGCCGAAGCGCCGCCGCAAGGGCAAGGCGGAGGACCCCGGCGAGCCCGACGACGGCCTCGACATCGGTGAGCACTCCAAGCCCTACGACACGCCCGTCCTGGAGGAGCGCGACGTCGGCGACGAGCCGCTGCCCGACCTGGCCGACGACCTCTTCGAACCGGACCCGGTGCCGTTCCTGGAGCCGCCCGCGCCGCCCGTGCCGCCGGCCCCGCCCGAGGCGGAGATCCCCGACCCGAGCCCGCCTCCGCGCCGCGCCGAGCAACTCCCGCTGAACTCGTCCGGGGAGATCTACGAGCTGCCCGAGCCGTCGGAGCTGCGACCCGGCAGCGTCACCAAGGCCCGCACCAAGGCCAACGACGTGGTCGTCGCGGCGCTGACCGGGGTGCTGGAGCAGTTCGAGATCGACGCGCAGGTCACCGGGTTCACCCGAGGCCCCACGATCACCCGGTACGAGATCGAGCTGGGCCCGGCGGTCAAGGTCGAGAAGGTCACCGCGCTGACCAAGAACATCGCGTACGCCGTCAAGAGCGCCGACGTGCGGATCATCTCCCCGATCCCCGGCAAGTCCGCGATCGGCGTCGAGATCCCCAACGTCGACAAGGACATCGTCAGCCTGGGCGACGTGCTGCGCTCCCCGGCGGCCACCAACGAGCAGCACCCCATGATCGTGGGCCTCGGCAAGGACGTCGAGGGCCGCACCGTGGTCGCCAACCTCGCCAAGATGCCGCACATCCTGATCGCCGGGGCCACCGGCGCGGGCAAGTCCACCTGCATCAACGGCCTGATCACCTCGGTGCTGATGCGGTCGACCCCCGACGAGGTCCGGATGGTGCTGGTGGACCCCAAGCGGGTCGAGCTGACCATGTACCAGGGCATCCCGCACCTGATCACGCCGATCATCACCAACCCCAAGAAGGCCGCCGAGGCCCTCCAGTGGGTGGTGGGGGAGATGGATCGGCGCTACGACGACCTGGCCGCCTCCGGGTTCCGGCACATCGACGACTTCAACAAGGCCGTGAGCGCCGGCCACCTGCAGCCCCCGCCCGGCAGCGAGCGCGTCTACACGCCGTACCCGTACATGCTGGTGATCGTGGACGAGTTGGCCGACCTGATGATGGTGGCCCCCCGCGACGTGGAGGACTCCGTCGTCCGCATCACCCAGTTGGCCCGCGCCGCCGGCATCCACCTGGTGCTGGCCACCCAGCGGCCCAGCGTGGACGTCGTCACCGGGCTGATCAAGGCGAACGTGCCGTCGCGGCTGGCGTTCGCGACCTCCTCCCTGGCCGACAGCCGGGTCATCCTCGACCAGCCGGGCGCCGAGAAGCTGGTCGGGCAGGGCGACGCGCTGTTCCTGCCGATGGGCGCCAGCAAACCGATGCGGCTCCAGAACGCCTACGTCTCCGAAAAGGAGATCCAGAGCGTCGTGGAGCACTGCAAGGCCCAGATGCAGCCCGCCTACCGCGAGGACGTCACCGAGGTCGCCGGCCCGAAGCGGGAGATCGACGAGGAGGTCGGCGATGACATGGACCTCCTGGTCCAGGCGATCGAACTGGTCGTGACCACCCAGTTCGGCTCCACCTCGATGCTCCAGCGCAAGCTGCGGGTCGGGTTCGCCAAGGCGGGACGGCTGATGGACCTGATGGAGAGCCGCGATATCGTGGGCCCGAGCGAGGGCTCCAAAGCGCGCGACGTGCTGGTCAAACCCGACGAGCTGCCCGAGGTGCTGGCGAGGGTGCGCGGGGTCGCCTGACCCGGATCCGGCCGGTCACCCGGCGATCTCCGGGCCGTTCTCCGGGCCGTTCTCCGAATGATGCGAAATCTTGCCCGGTTTCGAAGGCGTCGCGTATCGCCCAGTGGGCATGCCGGTTCCTAAACTGGTCTGCGCGGGAGCGGTGTAGGCGATGAAGCTCTCTTGTTCGCCGTGGTCGGTCATGGTCGGACCGATCGTCACATTTCAGGAGGCTCGGCGTGAGCATCGGTGAGACCTTGGCAACCGCCCGTCGAGCAGCCGGTCTCACCGTCGGTCAGGTGAGCGAACGGACCCGGATCCGAGGCGCGCTGATCAGCGGCATCGAGGCCGACGACTACTCCTCCTGCGGCGGCAACTTCTACGTCCGCGGCCACATCCGCAGCATCGCCCGCGTGGTCGGCATCGACCCGGAGCCGCTGATCCGCGAGTACGACGAGGCGCACGGCATGCTGGAGCCGGTGTCGGCGGCGGCGGCGTTCGAGGCGGAGATCCCGGTGAAGATCCGCGAGCGCCGGTCTCCGAACTGGAGCGCCGCGATGGCGGGCGCGCTGGTGCTCGTGCTGCTGTACACGGTCGTGCGGGTGCTGGGCTCGACCGGCGGCCCCGAGCAGAACGCCCGTCCGGTGGCCCGGCCCTCCGCCGCCAAGCCCGCCGCCACCTCCACCGGCCGGCCGCCGAGCGACGACGCGATCGCCGTGGTGCCCCGCAAGGACGTCGAAGTCAAGGTGAAGGCCAAGCGGTCGAGCTGGCTGAACGTCAGGGACGAGAAGGGCAGGCAGTTGTTCAGCGGGCTGCTGCCGGCCGGCGAGTCCATGGAGTGGACCGCCAAGAAGAAGATCCGGGTGCTGATCGGCAACGGCGGCGGCGTCACCCTGACCGTCAACGGCAAGGACCTCGGCTCGCCCGGCACCGACGGGCAGGTGCTGCGCCTCAGCTTCGGCCCCGGCGACCCGGAAGGCGCCTGACCGGCGCCGACGCACGTGGGGCGGCCGGCGTGGTCCGCTGAACGCGTCGCGCCCACTACGGTTAGACCATGTCCACACGCCGCACTGTCTCCTTGGTGACCCTCGGCTGCGCACGCAACGAGGTCGACTCCGAAGAGCTCGCCGCCCGACTCGAGGGCGCGGGCTGGGACCTGGTCGAGGACGCCGACCAGGCCGGCGTGGTGGTCGTCAACACCTGCGGTTTCATCGACGCCGCCAAGAAGGACTCCATCGACACGCTGCTGGCCGCGCACGACTCCGGCGCCCGGGTGGTCGCCGCGGGCTGTCTGGCCGAGCGGTACGGCGCCGAGCTGGCCGAGTCGCTGCCCGAGGCCGACGCGGTGCTGGGCTTCGACGACTACGGCGAGATCGGCGAGCGGCTGGACGACGTCCTCGCGGGTGTCCGCCGTCCCGCGCACACCCCGAGGGACCGGCGCACGCTCCTTCCGATCAGTCCGGTGGAGCGCACCGAGTCCGCCCGCGAGGTGGCGATCCCCGGCCACGGCGCGGCGCCCGACCTGCCCGAGGGTGTGGCCCCCGTGTCCGGTCCCCGCGTGCTGCGGCGACGGCTCGGCGGAGGCCCGGTCGCGCCGCTGAAGCTGGCCTCCGGCTGCGACCGTCGGTGCACCTTCTGCGCGATCCCGGCGTTCCGCGGGGCGTACGTGTCCCGCGCCCCGCAGGAGATCCTGGCGGAGGCGGGTTGGCTGGCCGGGCACGGCGTGCGCGAGCTGGTCCTCGTCAGCGAGAACTCCACCTCCTACGGCAAGGACCTCGGCGACCTGCGGGCCTTGGAGGGCCTGTTGCCCCGGCTGGCGGAGGTCGAGGGCGTCGACCGGGTGCGGCTCAGCTACCTGCAGCCCGCCGAGCTGCGGCCCGGGTTGATCGACGTGCTGTGCGGGACACCGGGGGTGGCGCCCTACTTCGACCTGTCGTTCCAGCACGCGAGCGGGCCGGTGCTGCGGCGGATGCGGCGGTTCGGCGACCGTGAGTCGTTCCTGGAGCTGCTGGGCCGGGTCCGCGACCTGGCTCCCGAGGCGGGTGTGCGGTCCAACTTCATCGTGGGCTTCCCGGGTGAGAGCGAGGACGATCTGGAGGAGCTGATCGCCTTCCTGACCGAGGCCCGGCTCGACGCGATCGGCGTCTTCGGCTACTCCGACGAGGACGGCACGGAGGCCGCCGGGCTGGGCGGCAAGCTGGACGCCGACGAGGTCGCCCGCCGGGTCTCCGAGGTGTCCGCGCTCGCCGAGGAGCTGACCGCGCAGCGGGCCGAGGAGCGCATCGGCTCCACCGTGGACGTGCTGCTCGAGGAGGAGGTGGAGCCGGGCGTCCTGGAGGGTCGCGCCGCCCACCAGGCCCCCGAGGTGGACGGCACCGTGATCGTGCGGGGCGAGGGCCTGACGGTGGGCGCGTTCGTCACCGCGAAGGTCGTCGACGCCGACGGCGTGGACCTCGTGGCGGACGTCCCATGAGTTCGGCCGGACCAGATCCGGCGGCCCCGCCCGATCCCGCGGCGGGCCCCGAGGCGCCGCCGAGCGTCTACAACGTCGCCAACCTGCTGACGATGCTCCGGATGCTCCTGGTGCCGGTGTTCGTCTGGACGCTGTTCATGGACGGCACCGGGTGGCGGGTCGCGGCGTTCGTCGTGTTCGCGGTGGCCTCGGTCACCGACAAGATCGACGGTGATCTGGCCCGTCGGTACGGGCTGGTCACCGACTTCGGCAAGATCGCCGACCCGATCGCCGACAAGGCGCTGACCGGCGCCGCCCTGGTGGGTCTGTCGATCCTGGGCGAGCTGTGGTGGTGGGTCACCGTGGTGATCCTGATCCGCGAGATCGGCATCACGGTGCTGCGCCTCGTGGTGATCCGGTACGGGGTCATCCCGGCCAGCAAGGGCGGCAAGCTCAAGACGATGCTCCAGGTCGTGGCCATCGGCCTCTACCTCCTGCCCGGGCCGCTGGACCCCCTTCGCTGGGCGGTGATGGCCGCCGCCCTGGCGGTCACCGTGGTCACCGGCGTCGACTACGTGGTGCAGGCCTGGCGCCTGCGCCGCGCCGCCCCGGCCGCCTGACCCCCGGTCTTTTGAACGTGTTCACAATGCTCTACGATCATACTTGAACGCGTTCAAAAGGAGGCGTGCCATGGATGCTGCGGTGTCGGTGATCGTCATGATCGGGATGCTGGCGATCGTCCCGACGGGCCTCCACCTGATCGACGTTCCCCTCGCGCTGCGGCGCCTGTGGCTCGCGGGGGCGGCCACCGGCGCCGCGGCGCTCTGGCTGCCGCGCGGCCCGACCGCGACGGCCCTGGCCATCGCCTACACGGCGAGCAC
The DNA window shown above is from Thermomonospora umbrina and carries:
- a CDS encoding DNA translocase FtsK, which encodes MATRASGGAGGSSRTRGGAARKPAGTSGAAGKGGGKAGKGGPAPRKRPSGGGRSSSGKGSGRRPAKGAATRRPDPVGRLILGVFRVLFRLYLLVAAAVGSVFRAYGRGARDLDAEHRRDGLGLALLGGSIVLVSITWFRPEGVVTRALEQVVRGGLGKLAMLLPLLVAALAWRTLRHPERNGDTGRVIIGASALVLGVQGIVHIGAGTPYPGKGMGPVRAAGGVLGWLVSAPLEGALSAWVAVPLLLLVSGFGVLVVTATPVHRVPERLGDLWDVLTLRDRGSVRELLEDAEPEDAPAPKPKRRRKGKAEDPGEPDDGLDIGEHSKPYDTPVLEERDVGDEPLPDLADDLFEPDPVPFLEPPAPPVPPAPPEAEIPDPSPPPRRAEQLPLNSSGEIYELPEPSELRPGSVTKARTKANDVVVAALTGVLEQFEIDAQVTGFTRGPTITRYEIELGPAVKVEKVTALTKNIAYAVKSADVRIISPIPGKSAIGVEIPNVDKDIVSLGDVLRSPAATNEQHPMIVGLGKDVEGRTVVANLAKMPHILIAGATGAGKSTCINGLITSVLMRSTPDEVRMVLVDPKRVELTMYQGIPHLITPIITNPKKAAEALQWVVGEMDRRYDDLAASGFRHIDDFNKAVSAGHLQPPPGSERVYTPYPYMLVIVDELADLMMVAPRDVEDSVVRITQLARAAGIHLVLATQRPSVDVVTGLIKANVPSRLAFATSSLADSRVILDQPGAEKLVGQGDALFLPMGASKPMRLQNAYVSEKEIQSVVEHCKAQMQPAYREDVTEVAGPKREIDEEVGDDMDLLVQAIELVVTTQFGSTSMLQRKLRVGFAKAGRLMDLMESRDIVGPSEGSKARDVLVKPDELPEVLARVRGVA
- a CDS encoding helix-turn-helix domain-containing protein, producing MSIGETLATARRAAGLTVGQVSERTRIRGALISGIEADDYSSCGGNFYVRGHIRSIARVVGIDPEPLIREYDEAHGMLEPVSAAAAFEAEIPVKIRERRSPNWSAAMAGALVLVLLYTVVRVLGSTGGPEQNARPVARPSAAKPAATSTGRPPSDDAIAVVPRKDVEVKVKAKRSSWLNVRDEKGRQLFSGLLPAGESMEWTAKKKIRVLIGNGGGVTLTVNGKDLGSPGTDGQVLRLSFGPGDPEGA
- the rimO gene encoding 30S ribosomal protein S12 methylthiotransferase RimO — its product is MSTRRTVSLVTLGCARNEVDSEELAARLEGAGWDLVEDADQAGVVVVNTCGFIDAAKKDSIDTLLAAHDSGARVVAAGCLAERYGAELAESLPEADAVLGFDDYGEIGERLDDVLAGVRRPAHTPRDRRTLLPISPVERTESAREVAIPGHGAAPDLPEGVAPVSGPRVLRRRLGGGPVAPLKLASGCDRRCTFCAIPAFRGAYVSRAPQEILAEAGWLAGHGVRELVLVSENSTSYGKDLGDLRALEGLLPRLAEVEGVDRVRLSYLQPAELRPGLIDVLCGTPGVAPYFDLSFQHASGPVLRRMRRFGDRESFLELLGRVRDLAPEAGVRSNFIVGFPGESEDDLEELIAFLTEARLDAIGVFGYSDEDGTEAAGLGGKLDADEVARRVSEVSALAEELTAQRAEERIGSTVDVLLEEEVEPGVLEGRAAHQAPEVDGTVIVRGEGLTVGAFVTAKVVDADGVDLVADVP
- the pgsA gene encoding CDP-diacylglycerol--glycerol-3-phosphate 3-phosphatidyltransferase encodes the protein MSSAGPDPAAPPDPAAGPEAPPSVYNVANLLTMLRMLLVPVFVWTLFMDGTGWRVAAFVVFAVASVTDKIDGDLARRYGLVTDFGKIADPIADKALTGAALVGLSILGELWWWVTVVILIREIGITVLRLVVIRYGVIPASKGGKLKTMLQVVAIGLYLLPGPLDPLRWAVMAAALAVTVVTGVDYVVQAWRLRRAAPAA